The following proteins are encoded in a genomic region of Pseudomonas saponiphila:
- the istA gene encoding IS21 family transposase, translated as MAAPRVAMRNIKECLRLKFEAGLSHEKIARALQLSKGVVSKYIAAARVAGLDWPALVAMDEAALAAALFAPTSTNKPRGERVLPDVLSIHRELRRKGVTLQLLWEEYLAAHAGQPTYRYTQFVEHYRRYAQTLKRSMRQLHRAGEKLFIDYAGPTLPVVDPATGEVRRAHIFVAALGASNYTYACATPGETQVDWLTSLGQALTYFGGVPEMVVPDNPRALVAQPDRYEPGLNRATLECARHYQTVILPARPRKPQDKAKAEVAVQVVERWIMARLRHRQFFSLHALNQAIAELLEDLNRRPFKRLDGCRRDWFERLDRPALRALPVHPYEVATFKRCKVSIDYHIEVNGSFYSVPSALARQNVDVRLTAHTLEVLHGNRRVASHLLLGRRGAYSTQREHMPAAHQAHREWTPQRLLDWGARIGPYTRQLIDHQLTHKPHPEMGYRACLGLLSLARRYGNARLEAAAERAVHLRAFTGRSVRNLLQQGLDQQPLPQRAAETTLPGDHENVRGADYYQPPQQELFDDAATHPESTAPATPGRHGPRPGRAMDAAGQPQPELR; from the coding sequence ATGGCGGCGCCGCGAGTAGCCATGCGAAACATCAAAGAATGTCTGCGCCTCAAGTTTGAGGCCGGCTTGTCCCACGAGAAGATTGCCCGTGCCTTGCAGCTGTCCAAGGGCGTGGTTAGCAAGTACATCGCGGCGGCGCGGGTGGCCGGGCTGGACTGGCCGGCGCTGGTGGCCATGGACGAGGCCGCGCTGGCGGCCGCCTTGTTTGCACCGACGTCGACGAACAAGCCGCGCGGTGAGCGAGTGCTGCCCGATGTGCTGAGCATCCACCGCGAGTTGCGACGCAAGGGCGTGACCTTGCAGCTGCTGTGGGAGGAATATCTCGCCGCGCATGCGGGCCAGCCGACCTACCGCTACACCCAGTTCGTCGAGCACTACCGGCGCTACGCCCAGACGCTCAAACGTTCGATGCGTCAGCTGCACCGTGCGGGCGAGAAGCTATTCATCGACTATGCCGGGCCGACGCTGCCGGTGGTCGACCCGGCCACCGGCGAAGTGCGCCGGGCGCACATCTTCGTCGCCGCCCTGGGCGCCTCGAATTACACCTATGCCTGCGCGACGCCAGGCGAAACCCAGGTGGACTGGCTGACCTCGCTGGGCCAGGCTCTGACCTACTTTGGCGGCGTGCCGGAAATGGTTGTGCCGGACAATCCGCGCGCCCTGGTCGCCCAGCCGGATCGCTACGAGCCGGGCCTGAACCGGGCCACGCTGGAGTGCGCGCGTCATTACCAGACGGTGATCCTGCCGGCACGGCCACGCAAGCCTCAGGACAAGGCCAAGGCCGAGGTGGCGGTGCAGGTGGTCGAGCGCTGGATCATGGCGCGGCTGCGCCATCGGCAGTTCTTCAGCCTGCATGCGCTTAACCAGGCCATCGCCGAGCTGCTGGAGGATCTGAATCGGCGCCCGTTCAAGCGGCTCGATGGCTGCCGGCGCGACTGGTTCGAGCGCCTGGATCGCCCGGCCTTGCGAGCGCTGCCGGTGCATCCCTACGAGGTCGCCACCTTCAAGCGCTGCAAGGTCAGCATCGACTACCACATCGAGGTCAATGGCAGCTTCTACAGCGTGCCCTCCGCCCTGGCCCGGCAGAACGTGGACGTGCGACTGACGGCACACACCCTGGAAGTGCTGCATGGCAACCGGCGGGTGGCCAGCCACCTGCTGCTGGGGCGACGCGGCGCTTACAGTACCCAGCGCGAGCACATGCCCGCGGCGCACCAGGCGCATCGCGAATGGACGCCACAACGCCTGCTCGACTGGGGCGCGCGGATCGGCCCCTACACGCGCCAACTGATCGATCACCAACTGACCCACAAGCCGCACCCGGAGATGGGCTACCGCGCCTGCCTCGGCCTGCTCTCGCTGGCCCGGCGCTATGGCAATGCACGCCTGGAAGCCGCTGCCGAACGTGCCGTACACCTGCGCGCCTTCACCGGGCGCAGCGTGCGCAACCTGCTCCAGCAAGGCCTGGATCAACAGCCGCTGCCCCAGCGTGCCGCCGAAACGACCTTACCCGGCGACCACGAGAACGTCCGTGGCGCCGACTACTACCAACCCCCGCAACAGGAGCTGTTCGATGATGCCGCAACACACCCTGAATCAACTGCACCAGCTACGCCTGGACGGCATGGCCCGCGCCCTGGAAGAGCAATGGACGCTGCCGGCCAGCCACAGCCTGAGCTTCGATGA
- the istB gene encoding IS21-like element IS1474 family helper ATPase IstB, with protein sequence MMPQHTLNQLHQLRLDGMARALEEQWTLPASHSLSFDERLGLLLDRELAWRDNQRLVRLRKKAKLKYANACLEDLDRRTGRALDERLIATLASGDWIRQQHNLLLTGPTGAGKTWLACALGNQACRQGYSTLYLRTPRLLEQLRIAHGDGSFGRTLQQLAKVDVLVLDDWALAPLEEGARHDLLEVIDDRAGSRSTILTSQLPIEHWHGWINDPTLADAILDRLVHNAYRLTMKGESLRRKKAEEQAAS encoded by the coding sequence ATGATGCCGCAACACACCCTGAATCAACTGCACCAGCTACGCCTGGACGGCATGGCCCGCGCCCTGGAAGAGCAATGGACGCTGCCGGCCAGCCACAGCCTGAGCTTCGATGAACGCCTCGGCCTACTGCTCGACCGCGAACTGGCCTGGCGTGACAACCAGCGCCTGGTACGGCTGCGCAAGAAGGCCAAGCTCAAGTACGCCAACGCCTGCCTGGAAGATCTCGACCGCCGCACCGGACGCGCCCTGGACGAGCGTCTGATCGCCACCCTGGCCAGTGGCGACTGGATCCGCCAGCAGCACAACCTGCTGCTGACCGGCCCGACCGGTGCCGGCAAAACCTGGCTGGCCTGCGCCCTGGGCAACCAGGCCTGCCGCCAGGGCTATAGCACCCTGTACCTGCGCACCCCGCGCCTGCTGGAACAACTGCGCATCGCTCATGGCGACGGCAGCTTCGGCCGTACCCTGCAACAGCTGGCAAAGGTCGACGTCCTGGTGCTGGACGACTGGGCGCTAGCCCCGCTGGAGGAAGGAGCCCGGCATGACCTGCTGGAGGTGATCGACGACCGCGCTGGCAGCCGCTCCACCATCCTGACGAGCCAACTGCCCATCGAGCACTGGCACGGCTGGATCAACGACCCGACCCTGGCCGATGCCATCCTCGACCGCCTGGTGCACAACGCCTACCGACTGACGATGAAAGGCGAGTCGCTGCGCCGAAAAAAAGCCGAGGAACAAGCCGCATCGTGA
- a CDS encoding siphovirus Gp157 family protein, which produces MTELYALTGQMAELAALADTDDEGLRQAIQDTMDGIKGEFEVKAESIVMLRRNIEGDIDAIDKEVDRLNELKRIKKNTVGQLSDFLRLNMEAADIKSIKRPLFTITLALSPEKVIVDDEKAVPDEFVSLKSVITPDKKTIAVRLKEIRDHNEAVHKRIAAGEDCEHELMSEPTWAHLERGESSIRIK; this is translated from the coding sequence ATGACCGAGCTCTACGCACTGACTGGCCAGATGGCCGAACTCGCCGCCCTGGCAGATACCGACGACGAAGGGCTGCGCCAGGCCATTCAGGACACCATGGACGGCATCAAAGGCGAGTTCGAAGTAAAGGCCGAAAGCATCGTCATGTTGCGCCGGAACATCGAGGGCGACATCGATGCCATCGACAAGGAAGTCGACCGCCTGAACGAACTCAAGCGCATCAAGAAGAACACCGTGGGCCAGCTCAGCGACTTCCTACGCCTGAACATGGAGGCCGCGGACATCAAGTCGATCAAGCGCCCGCTGTTCACCATCACTCTCGCCCTTTCGCCAGAGAAGGTGATTGTCGATGACGAGAAGGCGGTACCTGATGAGTTCGTGTCGTTGAAGAGCGTAATCACTCCGGACAAGAAAACCATCGCGGTACGCCTCAAAGAGATCCGTGACCACAACGAGGCCGTGCACAAGCGAATCGCCGCCGGAGAAGACTGCGAGCACGAGCTGATGTCGGAACCAACCTGGGCACACCTGGAGCGCGGCGAGAGCTCGATTCGCATCAAGTGA
- a CDS encoding ParB/RepB/Spo0J family partition protein encodes MAKSFKQMIKDGDLKRADAMKARLEDLHEEPGFNLRAEGEELEESINALAEFIFAGGQIPALEVRPRAEGGMWVVDGHRRRRAYLKLDQAGRLPRVPSKDDPERLEAWISIVPFEGNDAERVARVITSQEGKKLSPLELADGYKRLTAFGWTSDQIAKKVGKTRQHVEQVMTLGNANTDVQQLVASGQVSATTAVQVLRQHGEEAGKVLGGELQKAKATGKSKVTAGSMRGPTTSRQRLEAIRAAAQEIFKALPHGCLDSSGPEISLPTALILKLQSAVSESA; translated from the coding sequence ATGGCCAAGTCTTTCAAGCAAATGATCAAGGACGGGGACCTGAAGCGTGCTGACGCGATGAAGGCCCGCCTGGAAGATCTCCACGAAGAGCCCGGCTTCAACCTTCGTGCTGAAGGTGAGGAACTGGAGGAAAGCATCAATGCCCTGGCTGAGTTCATCTTCGCCGGCGGCCAGATTCCGGCACTGGAGGTCAGGCCCCGCGCAGAAGGTGGCATGTGGGTTGTCGATGGCCACCGCCGTCGCCGCGCCTACTTGAAACTGGATCAGGCAGGTCGCCTTCCAAGAGTGCCGAGCAAGGATGACCCCGAACGCCTGGAGGCCTGGATCTCGATTGTTCCTTTCGAGGGCAACGACGCCGAACGGGTAGCAAGGGTCATCACCAGCCAGGAAGGAAAGAAGCTCTCCCCTCTTGAGCTGGCCGACGGCTACAAGCGGCTCACCGCATTTGGCTGGACGTCTGATCAGATCGCCAAGAAGGTCGGCAAGACCCGCCAACACGTCGAACAAGTAATGACGCTCGGCAACGCCAATACCGACGTTCAACAGCTGGTCGCTTCCGGCCAAGTGTCCGCTACAACGGCGGTGCAGGTACTGCGTCAGCATGGCGAGGAAGCAGGCAAAGTGCTCGGCGGCGAGCTGCAAAAGGCCAAGGCCACCGGCAAGTCCAAGGTGACTGCGGGATCGATGCGCGGCCCTACAACTTCCCGTCAACGGCTCGAAGCGATACGTGCAGCAGCACAGGAAATCTTTAAAGCATTGCCTCATGGTTGCCTGGATAGTTCAGGGCCAGAGATCAGCCTTCCTACAGCACTGATCCTGAAGCTCCAGAGTGCAGTGAGCGAATCTGCTTAG
- a CDS encoding nucleoid-associated protein, translated as MAFKLIHAVIHSFEKEKGTLTVDNSKVIRKGLFEPSKPTVISLAEGINSLLGKKGNNVVWGQFENNNRQGRFPSAAEHFLGNLDADEFETLTHIALDELIEQAKTETFATGGHTLFAHYTSEAIPFVLIANIKQRNGLRLGPDYIPEESVDIDMSAVHQACRINLARFSEMIASPSDDETSEDEYDETATDKTYLCFISKGRDSEASAYFIKGLGCTPGIASTRATSNSIDVIEDFFRGKTELAPYSSQAKENVIAYLSQKQKDQQKATLQGLHAAASSSIPPEQADLVSILEDLSETLNSEESKIPAEFTVSKSVLDRKTKIKGKSNRWSAQFDRSALSTSPDSIVCYNSSEGTLTFSDIPAPMKRMIENEINSRIGSD; from the coding sequence ATGGCCTTTAAGCTCATACATGCCGTTATTCATTCTTTCGAAAAAGAAAAAGGCACACTAACCGTTGACAATAGTAAAGTCATAAGAAAGGGACTTTTTGAACCAAGCAAACCAACCGTTATCTCACTTGCCGAAGGAATTAACAGCCTCCTCGGAAAAAAAGGGAACAACGTAGTATGGGGACAATTTGAAAATAATAATCGGCAAGGTCGTTTTCCGAGTGCTGCAGAGCACTTTCTTGGAAATTTAGATGCCGATGAATTTGAGACTCTCACTCACATTGCACTAGACGAACTAATCGAGCAGGCGAAAACGGAAACCTTCGCGACCGGGGGGCATACGCTTTTTGCACATTACACCAGCGAAGCGATCCCATTTGTTCTCATTGCCAATATTAAGCAACGCAATGGCCTACGCCTCGGACCCGACTATATACCAGAAGAAAGTGTGGATATCGATATGTCTGCAGTCCATCAGGCATGCCGAATTAATCTTGCCAGATTTTCAGAGATGATTGCATCGCCCTCTGATGACGAAACATCAGAAGACGAATATGATGAGACGGCAACAGATAAAACATACCTTTGCTTCATAAGCAAAGGGCGAGACAGCGAAGCATCTGCATATTTTATCAAGGGACTTGGCTGCACCCCAGGGATTGCGTCAACACGAGCCACTTCAAACTCAATTGATGTCATTGAAGACTTTTTTCGAGGCAAGACTGAGCTAGCTCCATATAGCTCTCAAGCCAAAGAGAATGTCATTGCATATCTCTCCCAAAAACAGAAAGACCAACAAAAGGCAACTCTGCAAGGGCTGCACGCTGCAGCTTCCTCATCAATCCCTCCAGAACAAGCAGACCTCGTTTCAATCCTTGAAGATCTTTCGGAAACGCTAAACTCCGAAGAAAGTAAAATCCCAGCAGAATTCACTGTAAGCAAGTCGGTGCTTGATCGAAAAACAAAGATAAAAGGGAAGTCTAATAGATGGTCAGCACAGTTTGATAGAAGTGCGCTGAGCACCAGCCCCGACAGCATAGTATGCTATAATTCATCAGAAGGAACTTTGACCTTCTCAGACATCCCAGCCCCAATGAAGAGGATGATTGAGAACGAAATAAATAGCCGCATTGGAAGCGATTGA
- a CDS encoding XRE family transcriptional regulator — translation MEFKDRLKAARRHAKLNQTELAERAGLTQTSISDLERGKSKATAFAAQIASVCGVSPMWLAEGVGEMLKGTSAELSAPPQPGVKLSSIETWDDATPLPDDEVYVPFLREVELAAGSGRFVIEESDSAKLRFFKSDLRRNNVQFSNAKCVIARGNSMFPVLRDGATVGVNTGKNSLGDIVDGDLYAINHNGQLRVKQVYRLPTGLRLRSFNRDEHPDEDYTFQEIQEQQISILGHVFWWGMFAR, via the coding sequence ATGGAATTCAAAGACAGACTCAAAGCGGCCCGCAGACACGCCAAGCTCAATCAAACCGAGCTTGCAGAGCGCGCTGGCCTCACACAAACCTCAATTTCTGACCTCGAGCGCGGCAAGTCGAAGGCGACCGCCTTTGCTGCTCAGATAGCGTCGGTGTGCGGCGTCTCCCCGATGTGGCTCGCTGAAGGCGTCGGAGAGATGCTAAAAGGCACGAGTGCAGAGCTATCAGCGCCCCCTCAGCCAGGCGTCAAACTCTCCAGCATCGAGACCTGGGATGACGCGACCCCGCTCCCTGACGATGAGGTCTACGTCCCCTTCCTTCGCGAAGTAGAGCTGGCAGCCGGCTCTGGCCGGTTTGTGATCGAGGAAAGCGACAGCGCCAAGCTGCGCTTCTTCAAAAGCGATCTGCGCCGCAACAATGTGCAGTTCAGCAATGCCAAGTGCGTGATCGCCCGCGGCAACAGCATGTTCCCCGTGCTACGTGATGGCGCCACAGTCGGCGTGAACACTGGTAAGAACTCGCTTGGCGACATCGTTGATGGCGACCTCTATGCGATCAACCATAACGGTCAGTTGCGAGTGAAGCAGGTTTACCGCCTGCCCACCGGATTGCGACTGCGCAGCTTCAACCGCGACGAACACCCAGATGAGGACTACACGTTCCAAGAGATCCAAGAGCAGCAGATCTCGATCCTGGGTCATGTGTTCTGGTGGGGGATGTTTGCCCGATAA
- a CDS encoding phage regulatory CII family protein produces MEDFLRSCQSAVLDNEAKALAAKMGVPHVSLLQRANPDNDAHHLTVEHLFGILLHTGDMRPLVALASEFGFDLVTRTAPKPQALTKSLISVGKEVAELTIAVHEALDDNHVSAFEKSQIRQEIQHVRHSLDVMDASVKAA; encoded by the coding sequence ATGGAAGATTTTCTGCGGTCCTGCCAGAGCGCCGTGCTGGACAACGAGGCGAAGGCGTTGGCCGCCAAGATGGGGGTTCCACATGTGAGCCTGCTGCAGCGCGCCAACCCAGACAACGATGCACACCACCTGACGGTTGAGCATCTGTTCGGGATCTTGCTTCACACCGGGGATATGCGGCCTCTGGTGGCACTGGCCAGTGAGTTTGGCTTTGACCTGGTGACTCGTACCGCGCCGAAGCCGCAGGCCCTGACCAAGTCACTGATCAGCGTTGGCAAGGAAGTGGCTGAACTGACTATCGCGGTACATGAGGCCCTGGATGACAACCACGTCAGTGCTTTTGAGAAATCCCAGATCCGCCAGGAGATCCAGCATGTGCGCCACAGCCTTGACGTGATGGATGCCTCGGTGAAGGCGGCGTAG
- a CDS encoding Rha family transcriptional regulator: MSSREIADLVSSRHDKVKQSIERLVDRGVIVQPPMGDEQFRDSLGRPRAERVYHVGKRDSFVVVAQLSPEFTAALVDRWQELEGQVSQPRELSRMDLIQLAFEAEQARLQLTIQVEAQASKIHSLENLFKEGMTHTQFCKGLNGVNVMQVGKYLESRNWLYNESKTGLRLRVASYARDKYMTEHQHEVTPHGKEAFISFTPVLLRKGAVRLYDLYLAGELPMKKTWDGLFTHDKALRGAA, encoded by the coding sequence ATGTCGTCCCGCGAAATTGCCGACCTGGTCAGTTCCCGCCACGACAAGGTCAAGCAATCCATCGAGCGCCTGGTAGATCGCGGTGTAATCGTCCAGCCCCCAATGGGGGATGAACAATTCCGTGACTCTCTTGGTCGCCCCCGGGCTGAGCGCGTCTATCACGTTGGCAAACGCGACAGCTTCGTAGTCGTCGCTCAGCTCAGCCCGGAGTTCACCGCGGCACTCGTTGATCGCTGGCAGGAACTGGAGGGGCAGGTTTCCCAGCCCCGCGAGCTATCCCGTATGGATCTGATCCAGTTGGCCTTTGAGGCTGAGCAGGCCCGACTTCAGTTGACGATTCAGGTCGAAGCCCAGGCCTCAAAAATCCACTCCTTGGAAAACCTGTTCAAGGAAGGCATGACCCACACCCAATTCTGCAAGGGCCTCAACGGGGTCAACGTCATGCAGGTGGGCAAGTACCTGGAGAGCCGGAACTGGCTCTACAACGAGAGCAAGACCGGCCTGCGCCTTCGTGTGGCCTCCTACGCCCGCGACAAGTACATGACCGAGCACCAGCACGAAGTCACTCCCCACGGCAAAGAGGCCTTCATTTCCTTCACGCCAGTCTTGCTCAGGAAGGGCGCGGTGCGCCTGTACGACCTGTACCTGGCCGGCGAGCTACCCATGAAGAAAACCTGGGACGGTCTGTTCACTCACGACAAGGCCCTGCGAGGTGCCGCGTGA
- a CDS encoding helix-turn-helix domain-containing protein — protein MSMGLMVAAMKIRVGNPLRKLVLIKLADNASDMGECWPSYQHIADQCEISKRSVMNHISALCEAGLLRKEIRKGGPKGNSSNVYFLTLDGGAPPAPGVVQQIHQGNAAGSPPSESPAPEGSAGAAPRTSHSSEPVNEPVTEPIAPQAAAKAAMGQVVPFATQQPRCEIPADMPGPKDQSCKTFKAWANYAMAYRKRHGAWPVWNAKVAGQLGQVIDRLGIDVAHHVAAYFLTINDARVVSNMHSIGDLLAKAEAYHTQWATNRQMNGTTARQIEQTQTNFSAAEQALEALRARRAATHAE, from the coding sequence GTGAGCATGGGCCTTATGGTCGCCGCGATGAAGATTCGCGTCGGCAATCCATTGCGCAAGCTGGTACTGATCAAGCTGGCCGACAACGCCAGCGATATGGGGGAGTGCTGGCCGTCCTATCAGCACATCGCCGACCAGTGCGAGATCAGCAAGCGCTCCGTCATGAACCACATCTCCGCCTTGTGTGAGGCGGGGCTGCTGCGTAAGGAAATTCGTAAGGGCGGCCCGAAGGGCAACTCGTCGAACGTCTACTTCCTGACCCTTGATGGTGGTGCACCTCCTGCACCAGGGGTAGTGCAGCAGATTCACCAGGGTAATGCAGCAGGTTCACCCCCTAGTGAATCTCCTGCACCAGAGGGTAGTGCAGGAGCTGCACCCAGAACCAGTCACTCTTCTGAACCAGTCAATGAACCGGTCACTGAACCAATTGCGCCCCAGGCTGCCGCCAAGGCCGCGATGGGGCAGGTCGTTCCATTCGCTACCCAGCAGCCGCGCTGTGAAATCCCGGCCGATATGCCGGGCCCCAAGGACCAGTCCTGCAAGACCTTCAAGGCCTGGGCCAACTATGCCATGGCCTACCGCAAACGCCACGGTGCATGGCCAGTGTGGAACGCCAAGGTCGCCGGGCAGCTGGGCCAGGTCATCGACCGCCTTGGCATTGACGTCGCACACCACGTCGCCGCGTATTTCCTGACCATCAACGACGCCAGGGTTGTTTCGAACATGCACAGCATCGGTGACCTGTTGGCTAAGGCCGAGGCGTACCACACCCAATGGGCCACCAATCGTCAGATGAACGGGACCACGGCTCGGCAGATCGAGCAGACCCAAACCAACTTCAGCGCCGCCGAGCAGGCCCTCGAAGCGCTTCGAGCCAGGAGAGCCGCAACTCATGCTGAATGA
- a CDS encoding DUF1367 family protein, producing MAELALIRTAQGLVPATEADRETIQCWKAGQVIHGKFTKMRNARFHGKFFAMLDLAWEYWEPVGGLIPRQEMRGIRGLAKFFEAQNGRPGQLSNAVDAYIAGLEQARAERFPSVDKSREAFREWVTIEAGHFHLVRTPDGVRKEARSISWANMDDTQFEPLYRDVFNACWRLVLSAHFDTEGAALAAADQIGSFA from the coding sequence ATGGCTGAACTCGCCCTTATTCGCACCGCCCAGGGCCTGGTACCGGCCACAGAGGCAGACCGTGAAACCATTCAGTGCTGGAAGGCTGGCCAGGTCATTCACGGCAAGTTCACCAAGATGAGGAACGCTCGATTCCACGGCAAGTTCTTCGCCATGCTGGATCTGGCCTGGGAATACTGGGAGCCGGTTGGCGGCCTGATCCCGCGCCAGGAGATGCGCGGCATCCGCGGCCTGGCCAAGTTCTTCGAAGCGCAAAACGGCAGGCCAGGACAGCTATCGAATGCGGTGGATGCCTACATCGCCGGGCTTGAGCAGGCCCGCGCCGAACGCTTCCCCTCAGTCGACAAATCCCGCGAAGCCTTTCGTGAGTGGGTGACCATCGAGGCCGGCCACTTCCACCTGGTGCGTACCCCCGACGGCGTCCGTAAAGAGGCCAGGTCCATCAGTTGGGCGAACATGGACGATACCCAGTTCGAGCCCCTGTACCGCGACGTCTTCAACGCCTGTTGGCGCCTGGTGTTGTCCGCGCACTTTGATACCGAGGGCGCCGCCCTGGCAGCAGCTGATCAGATTGGGAGCTTTGCATGA
- a CDS encoding recombination protein NinG, whose amino-acid sequence MKRTPLQRKTPLTSVGKRRKRCPSCRAMFTPARAFQAVCGEIECAIAHGQSERGRASARKALADVERREVKVRKEELKSRADHLREAQAVFNEWVRLRDADLPCVSCGRHHDGQYHAGHYRTVGANPEIRFEPLNVWKQCAPCNTHLSGNLVNYRLSLLLRIGAEKLAWLEGPHPVRKYTIEEVKAIKADYREKIKELKRAAA is encoded by the coding sequence ATGAAGCGCACCCCACTGCAGCGCAAAACCCCACTCACGTCCGTAGGCAAGCGTCGCAAGCGCTGTCCATCTTGCCGGGCGATGTTCACGCCTGCGCGCGCCTTCCAGGCTGTATGTGGGGAGATCGAGTGCGCCATCGCTCATGGCCAGTCGGAGAGGGGGCGGGCAAGCGCCCGGAAAGCCCTGGCTGATGTTGAGCGCCGGGAGGTCAAAGTCCGCAAGGAGGAGCTGAAGAGTAGGGCGGACCACCTCCGGGAAGCCCAGGCCGTGTTCAACGAATGGGTACGCCTGCGCGACGCCGATCTGCCTTGTGTCAGCTGCGGGCGGCACCACGACGGCCAATACCACGCTGGCCACTATCGCACCGTAGGTGCGAACCCAGAAATTCGCTTCGAGCCTTTGAACGTCTGGAAGCAGTGCGCCCCGTGCAACACGCACCTGTCCGGCAACTTGGTGAACTACCGGCTTTCGCTCCTGCTGCGAATCGGCGCCGAGAAGTTGGCCTGGCTGGAGGGGCCACATCCAGTACGCAAGTACACCATCGAAGAGGTCAAGGCCATCAAGGCCGACTACCGCGAAAAAATCAAAGAACTGAAGAGGGCTGCAGCATGA
- a CDS encoding SHOCT domain-containing protein — protein MADESKHVAKFRANHLQSGEQIVAWGEGYIGEMMGKGKDAQHNGVLIITGSRAAFYRKGLFGEVIETMPLKGITSIERKSFMGHRSLRLHTSHDALEFKTFKKEKEQALFDAIEEGRHAGAQPAAPAAPPAGGDAMAALTKLGELKAAGVLTEEEFSAKKAELLARL, from the coding sequence GTGGCTGATGAGTCGAAACATGTCGCAAAATTCAGGGCCAACCATCTTCAGAGCGGTGAGCAAATTGTCGCCTGGGGTGAAGGCTACATCGGCGAAATGATGGGCAAAGGGAAGGATGCTCAACACAACGGTGTATTGATCATCACTGGTTCCAGGGCGGCTTTTTACCGGAAGGGGCTCTTTGGCGAGGTCATCGAGACTATGCCTCTGAAGGGCATCACCTCCATCGAGCGGAAGTCTTTCATGGGACACCGTTCGCTCCGCCTGCATACGTCGCATGACGCGCTTGAGTTCAAGACCTTTAAGAAGGAAAAGGAACAGGCGTTATTTGACGCAATTGAAGAGGGCCGCCACGCAGGCGCTCAGCCGGCGGCTCCAGCAGCGCCCCCGGCAGGCGGTGACGCCATGGCAGCGCTAACTAAGCTGGGTGAGCTCAAGGCTGCCGGCGTGCTGACCGAGGAAGAATTCAGCGCCAAGAAAGCGGAACTGTTGGCTCGACTCTAA
- a CDS encoding phage holin, lambda family produces MSNMPEKNPDLWAAALAWFAVHQPQIYAGGTAAIVAVFRVIYGGGSGRKMVLEAVICGLIGSSLIPLLEYFTLPANLATFAGCMVGFVGVEKLRDYSDRFMSRKAEG; encoded by the coding sequence ATGTCCAACATGCCAGAAAAGAACCCTGACCTGTGGGCGGCAGCACTGGCATGGTTTGCTGTGCATCAGCCACAGATCTATGCAGGTGGCACGGCTGCCATTGTTGCCGTTTTCCGCGTGATCTATGGCGGTGGCAGTGGTCGCAAGATGGTGCTCGAAGCCGTCATCTGCGGCCTGATTGGCTCTAGCCTTATCCCGCTGCTTGAATACTTCACGCTCCCGGCCAACCTGGCCACCTTCGCTGGCTGCATGGTCGGCTTTGTAGGGGTGGAGAAACTGCGGGACTACTCCGATCGCTTCATGAGCCGCAAGGCCGAGGGCTGA
- a CDS encoding DUF7681 family protein, with amino-acid sequence MDHQHKKITGYRDLSQSEIDGMNSIKALEADAGKLFKWIGQIEGVDPRLLALAKTYLQQGFMWFVRSIAKPADPFS; translated from the coding sequence GTGGACCACCAGCACAAGAAGATCACCGGCTACCGTGATCTGAGCCAGTCCGAAATCGACGGCATGAACTCGATTAAGGCCCTGGAGGCGGATGCCGGCAAGCTGTTCAAGTGGATTGGCCAAATCGAGGGTGTCGACCCGCGGCTGCTAGCCCTGGCCAAGACCTACTTGCAGCAGGGTTTCATGTGGTTCGTGCGCTCGATCGCCAAACCCGCTGATCCTTTCAGCTGA